GGCGCTTTTGTTCGGCGTGGTGGGGTTTAAAAAGACGCCGGGGAAAATGGAAGGGCCGAAGGATGAGGCGCTGATCGCGCGGTTGAAAGCGGTGGTGAAAAAAGGGTGGACGAAATACGTCAAGGTCAGGGTGTCGCCGAATAAGGACACGATAAAGACGTTGCCGGTGGAGACGCTCAAAGAACTCGGCGTGAAAATCGTGCGCGAGGACCGGTTCTATTATGAGGTGGACGAATCGGCGCTGGAAAACGCGATTGAGGACGAGGCGGCGTGAAAGCGTCGGCGGAGCGGACGGCGATTATCCGGCATATTTTTGGGCGGGCGAGGGAGATCGGGATTGATGACGACACGCTGCGAGACGTGGCGCTACAGCTGACGGGCGTGCGGAATCCGGAGACGGGCGGAGGGTCTATTTCGCGGTTGGGGATTAGGCAATTGCGGGGATTGTTGGCGCATTTAAAAGAGCGGGGAGCATCAAAAAAGCCGGAGGCGCGGGCGGGTTGGCTGGCCAGCGAGGCGCAGGTGACGTTGATACATCAATTGCACCGGGAGTTGACGGCGATGGGGGATCTGCGAGACCCGGTGGGTTTTATGAGGTCGGTGACCGGGCGGGATCAGGTGGAGCATTTACCCAGGGTGGGGAGGCGGGCGGTTTCGGCGCAGGGGTATATTGAGATATTGTTCGACAAGAAGAAAAAGGCGCTGGAAAAGGGGTCAAAAATAATTTCTGGCGAGGCGGATTCCATTCCACCTGATGGAATAGCATTCCATAAAGTCTAACTCTAGGCTACATTTAGACCATCCGTGGGGGGTGGTTATCCCGATTTCTCAATCACTTTTAGGACAACCCCTATCACCGGACAGCAACCAAACCATTACCCCCTCCCGCCTTCGGCGTACTCCCCCTTGTAAAGGTGAAGAAAAAGAATGGCCGCCAAGGCGACTGCGCCATGTAAAAATCCCCGATAATCGGTCCCGCGTTTCTATGCTATCCTTTTATGGCCCGTTTCCTACATGGGCGCAACGCGAAGGGATGTGACAGAACGCGTCGGTCTAACAATCTTGATGGAGGGTTTATGGACGGTTATCAGGCTCTTCTAACGGACCTTTCTTCCATGGGGCTTAAAAACCTCAACCAGATTTACAGGAACCTTTCCCTCCCGTCTCTGTATGAAGAGGCGGTGCGAAGGCGCGAGGGATCCATCTCCCACCGGGGGCCGTTCGTGGTGCGCACGGGGCAGTACACCGGCAGGTCGCCAAACGACAAGTTCATCGTCCGCGAAAAGTCCAGCGAGGAGTATGTCTGGTGGGGGGACGTGAACAAGGACATCACCGAGGAAAAGTTCAACAACCTGTTCCTGCGCCTTTCCGCCTACTGGCAGGGCAAGGAGATGTTCGTGCAGGACTGTTACGCCGGGGCGGATCCGAAGTACCGGATCGCGCTGCGGGTGCTGACCGAGGACGCGTGGCATTCGATGTTCGCCCGCGACATGTTCATCAGGATAACGGACAACGAAGAACTTATGGCCCACAAGCCGGACTTCACCGTGATAAACGCCCCGAGGTTCACCGCCGACCCGTCGGTGGACGGAACGAACTCCGAGGCGTTTGTCATCGTGCATTTCGGCAGGAGGCTTGTGATCATCGGCGGGACTAGCTACGCCGGGGAGATCAAAAAGTCCATCTTCACAGTGATGAACTATCTTATGCCGCGCCAGTCTGTGCTTTCGATGCACTGCTCGGCGAACATCGGCCCGAAGGACGACGTGGCCATATTCTTCGGCCTGTCCGGCACGGGGAAGACCACCCTTTCGGCCGATCCGTCGCGAAAGCTCATCGGCGACGACGAGCACGGCTGGAGCGACGACGGCGTTTTCAACTTCGAGGGGGGGTGCTACGCCAAGGTGATACGGCTTTCCAAGGAGGCCGAGCCGCAGATATTCGAGAACACGGAGAAATTCGGCGTGATACTGGAAAACGTGGCCATGGACTATACCAGCCGCCGCGTGGACTTAAATGACAGCACGTTGACGGAGAACACCCGGGCGGCGTATCCCATAACGGAGATACACGTGCCAAACGCGGAGCTTTCCGGCAAGGGGGGGCATCCGAAGAACATATTCATGCTCACCGCGGACGCTTTCGGCGTGCTGCCGCCGCTGTCCAAATTGACCAATGACCAGGCGATGTTCCACTTCCTTTCCGGCTACACCGCCAAGGTGGCCGGGACGGAGCGGGGGGTGACAGAGCCGAAGGCCACGTTCTCCACATGTTTCGGCGCGCCGTTCCTGGCGCTGCACCCGACTGTGTATGCGTCGCTGCTGGGCAAGAAGATAGCGTCGCACAAGGTAAACTGCTGGCTTGTGAACACCGGGTGGACCGGCGGGCCGCACGGGGTGGGGAGCAGGATGAAGATACAGCACACCCGCGCAATGCTCCACGCGGCGCTGGAAGGGAAGCTGGACAACGTGGAGTATGAGGCCGATCCGGTGTTCGGGGTGCTTGTGCCAAAGAGCGTGCCGGGGGTGCCCTCCGAGGTGCTCGTCCCGAAGAACACCTGGAGCGACAAGGGGGCCTACGACGCCAAGGCCAAAGAACTGGCCACGTTGTTCCGCAACAATTTCAAGAAGTACGAGTCCGAAGCGTCCGACGGGGTGAAAGCGGCGGCGCCCAAAGCATAAGTATCCCGATAACCGTGGTCAGGCCGGGCTGTTGCCCAAATGCTCATCGGGGTGTTCTTCACCCCGATGTCCCAAAGTCAAGAGTTTAGCGCTCTTATAAACATAGAGTCCGGGGTGAAGAACACCCCGGACAGCGTTCGTTTCGCGTGTTTTTCCTTTTGGGCAACAGTCCGAGGCGGCCACGGGGAAGCGGATGGACGTGATCGCAGATAGCCGGGGACGGCTTCCGGGATGACAATGCGGTGCGCAACAAAATAAATAATTCGTCCATTGTGTTCCATGAATGACAACGCGGCGTCCGAATCGCAACAATCCCGCCCCTTGACGTTCATCCGCCGCGCCCATGATTTTTACGGGTCGCTTTTCGCCGACCTGCGTGCCGCCCGCCAGACCGTCCGCATCCAGATGTATTGCGTGGAGGAGGGGGCCGCCGCCGCCGAGTTTAAGGCATGCCTTGTCGAATGCGCCCGGCGGGGGGTGGACGTGGAACTGATGTACGACTCCGTGGGGTCGATGTACACCCACGCATCGTACTTTTCCGAAATGGAACGGGCCGGCGTCCGTGTCTCTGAATATCATCCGGCCCGGGTATTCTCGTTTTTCGGCCGCGCCTCTTTCCGCAGGCTTTTCCGGCGCAACCACAGAAAGCTGGTGGTGATCGACTCGCACATCTATTACGTCGGCGGCATGAACATTGGCGACAGGTTCTTGGAGTGGGAGGACATAATGGTGCGCGGCGAGGGGGAACCGGCGGGAAAGCTGGCGGCGTCGTTTGACAGGGTGTGGGGGCGCAGGAAAATTGACCACCACAAAAGCAGGCGCTCCCGGATCAAGTCGCGCATGCTCAGCGACATACAGGTGTGGGACAGCCGCCCGGCGGTGGACAACTATCCGGTGAAGCGGCTGTATATGTCCGCCATCAAGAAGGCGAAGAAGCGGGTGTGGATAGCCCAGGCCTATTTCGTGCCGCGCCGCAGGCTTTTAAAAGCGCTCATGCATGCTGCGAACAAAGGGGTGGACGTGCGGCTTGTTATCCCGGACGTGTCCGACGTGAAGCTTGTGGACATGGCGGCGTGGCCCTCCCTGGCCAAGCTCGCCGAAAACGGGGTGAAGGTTTACAGGTTCACCCGGTCGGTGCTGCACACCAAGATGGCGCTGATAGACGACAGGTGGCTTTCGATCGGGACGGCGAACCTGGACTCCATGAGCATGTATTGGAACCTGGAGATAAACCTTGTGATGCGCGGCGGGGGGGCGTTGAAGAATGGGGAGGAGATATTTTCCGATTACTTCGCCCAATCCCGCCTGATGGACCCGGAGGAGCCCAAACAAAGACCTTTGCCCTTGCGGATACTG
The genomic region above belongs to Nitrospinota bacterium and contains:
- a CDS encoding host-nuclease inhibitor Gam family protein, giving the protein MREGIFNPDKALKEIGKLDRRIIKAQTALDEKIARLREEATAMAGPLIEEKKRIEAELESYCVENKKRLFHGARNAALLFGVVGFKKTPGKMEGPKDEALIARLKAVVKKGWTKYVKVRVSPNKDTIKTLPVETLKELGVKIVREDRFYYEVDESALENAIEDEAA
- a CDS encoding DUF1018 domain-containing protein, which translates into the protein MKASAERTAIIRHIFGRAREIGIDDDTLRDVALQLTGVRNPETGGGSISRLGIRQLRGLLAHLKERGASKKPEARAGWLASEAQVTLIHQLHRELTAMGDLRDPVGFMRSVTGRDQVEHLPRVGRRAVSAQGYIEILFDKKKKALEKGSKIISGEADSIPPDGIAFHKV
- the pckA gene encoding phosphoenolpyruvate carboxykinase (ATP), which encodes MDGYQALLTDLSSMGLKNLNQIYRNLSLPSLYEEAVRRREGSISHRGPFVVRTGQYTGRSPNDKFIVREKSSEEYVWWGDVNKDITEEKFNNLFLRLSAYWQGKEMFVQDCYAGADPKYRIALRVLTEDAWHSMFARDMFIRITDNEELMAHKPDFTVINAPRFTADPSVDGTNSEAFVIVHFGRRLVIIGGTSYAGEIKKSIFTVMNYLMPRQSVLSMHCSANIGPKDDVAIFFGLSGTGKTTLSADPSRKLIGDDEHGWSDDGVFNFEGGCYAKVIRLSKEAEPQIFENTEKFGVILENVAMDYTSRRVDLNDSTLTENTRAAYPITEIHVPNAELSGKGGHPKNIFMLTADAFGVLPPLSKLTNDQAMFHFLSGYTAKVAGTERGVTEPKATFSTCFGAPFLALHPTVYASLLGKKIASHKVNCWLVNTGWTGGPHGVGSRMKIQHTRAMLHAALEGKLDNVEYEADPVFGVLVPKSVPGVPSEVLVPKNTWSDKGAYDAKAKELATLFRNNFKKYESEASDGVKAAAPKA